The proteins below are encoded in one region of Macaca nemestrina isolate mMacNem1 chromosome 10, mMacNem.hap1, whole genome shotgun sequence:
- the LOC105463755 gene encoding solute carrier family 2, facilitated glucose transporter member 3 isoform X1, which translates to MDNRPHVTPALIFAITVATIGSFQFGYNTGVINAPERIIKEFIKKSLMEKANALPSEVLLTSLWSLSVAIFSVGGMIGSFSVGLFVNRFGRRNSMLIVNLLAVAGGCLMGLCKIAESVEMLILGRLVIGLFCGLCTGFVPMYIGEISPTALRGAFGTLNQLGIVIGILVAQIFGLEFILGSEELWPVLLGFTILPAILQSATLPCCPESPRFLLINRKEEENAKRILQWLWGTQDVFQDIQEMKDESVRMSQEKQVTVLELFRVSSYRQPIIISIVLQLSQQLSGINAVFYYSTGIFKDAGVEEPIYATIGAGVVNTVFTVVSLFLVERAGRRTLHMIGLGGMAVCSMLMTVSLLLKDTYNGMSFVCIGAILVFVAFFEIGPGPIPWFIVAELFSQGPRPAAMAVAGCSNWTSNFLVGLLFPSAAHYLGAYVFIIFTGFLITFLIFTFFKVPETRGRTFEDITRAFEGQAQGANRSGKDAVMEMNSIQPPKETTTNV; encoded by the exons GTCACCCCAGCTCTGATCTTTGCCATCACAGTTGCTACAATCGGCTCTTTCCAGTTTGGCTACAACACTGGGGTCATCAATGCTCCTGAAAGA ATCATAAAGGAATTTATCAAGAAAAGTTTGATGGAAAAGGCAAATGCCCTTCCCTCTGAGGTGCTGCTCACGTCTCTCTGGTCCTTGTCTGTGGCCATATTCTCCGTCGGGGGTATGATCGGCTCCTTTTCCGTCGGACTCTTTGTCAACCGCTTTGGCAG GCGTAATTCAATGCTGATTGTCAACCTGTTGGCTGTCGCTGGTGGCTGCCTTATGGGACTGTGTAAAATAGCTGAGTCGGTTGAAATGCTGATCCTGGGCCGCTTGGTTATTGGCCTCTTCTGTGGACTCTGCACAGGTTTTGTGCCCATGTACATCGGAGAGATCTCGCCTACTGCCCTGCGGGGTGCCTTTGGCACTCTCAACCAGCTGGGCATCGTAATTGGAATTCTGGTAGCCCAG ATCTTTGGTCTGGAATTCATCCTTGGGTCTGAAGAGCTATGGCCCGTGCTATTGGGCTTCACCATCCTTCCTGCTATCCTACAAAGTGCAACCCTTCCATGTTGCCCTGAAAGTCCCAGATTTTTGCTCATTaacagaaaagaagaggagaatgcTAAGCGGA TCCTCCAGTGGTTGTGGGGCACCCAGGATGTATTTCAAGACATCCAGGAGATGAAAGATGAGAGTGTAAGGATGTCACAAGAAAAGCAAGTCACCGTGCTGGAGCTCTTTAGAGTGTCCAGCTACCGACAGCCCATCATCATTTCCATTGTGCTCCAGCTCTCTCAGCAGCTGTCTGGGATCAATGCT GTGTTCTATTACTCAACAGGAATCTTCAAGGATGCAGGTGTTGAAGAGCCCATCTATGCCACCATCGGCGCGGGTGTGGTTAATACTGTCTTCACTGTAGTTTCT CTATTTCTGGTGGAAAGGGCAGGAAGAAGGACTCTGCATATGATAGGCCTTGGAGGGATGGCTGTTTGTTCCATGCTCATGACTGTTTCTTTGTTATTAAAG GATACCTATAATGGGATGAGCTTTGTCTGTATTGGGGCTATCTTGGTCTTTGTGGCCTTTTTTGAAATTGGACCAGGCCCCATTCCCTGGTTTATTGTGGCCGAACTCTTCAGCCAGGGCCCCCGCCCAGCTGCGATGGCAGTGGCCGGCTGCTCCAACTGGACCTCCAACTTCCTAGTCGGATTGCTCTTCCCCTCTGCTGCT CACTATTTAGGAGCCTACGTTTTTATTATCTTCACTGGCTTCCTCATTACCTTCTTGATCTTTACCTTCTTCAAAGTCCCTGAGACCCGTGGCAGGACTTTTGAGGATATCACACGGGCCTTTGAAGGGCAGGCGCAAGGTGCAAATAGATCTGGGAAGGACGCCGTCATGGAGATGAACAGCATCCAGCCTCCTAAGGAGACCACCACCAATGTCTAA
- the LOC105463755 gene encoding solute carrier family 2, facilitated glucose transporter member 3 isoform X2, which yields MDNRPHIIKEFIKKSLMEKANALPSEVLLTSLWSLSVAIFSVGGMIGSFSVGLFVNRFGRRNSMLIVNLLAVAGGCLMGLCKIAESVEMLILGRLVIGLFCGLCTGFVPMYIGEISPTALRGAFGTLNQLGIVIGILVAQIFGLEFILGSEELWPVLLGFTILPAILQSATLPCCPESPRFLLINRKEEENAKRILQWLWGTQDVFQDIQEMKDESVRMSQEKQVTVLELFRVSSYRQPIIISIVLQLSQQLSGINAVFYYSTGIFKDAGVEEPIYATIGAGVVNTVFTVVSLFLVERAGRRTLHMIGLGGMAVCSMLMTVSLLLKDTYNGMSFVCIGAILVFVAFFEIGPGPIPWFIVAELFSQGPRPAAMAVAGCSNWTSNFLVGLLFPSAAHYLGAYVFIIFTGFLITFLIFTFFKVPETRGRTFEDITRAFEGQAQGANRSGKDAVMEMNSIQPPKETTTNV from the exons ATCATAAAGGAATTTATCAAGAAAAGTTTGATGGAAAAGGCAAATGCCCTTCCCTCTGAGGTGCTGCTCACGTCTCTCTGGTCCTTGTCTGTGGCCATATTCTCCGTCGGGGGTATGATCGGCTCCTTTTCCGTCGGACTCTTTGTCAACCGCTTTGGCAG GCGTAATTCAATGCTGATTGTCAACCTGTTGGCTGTCGCTGGTGGCTGCCTTATGGGACTGTGTAAAATAGCTGAGTCGGTTGAAATGCTGATCCTGGGCCGCTTGGTTATTGGCCTCTTCTGTGGACTCTGCACAGGTTTTGTGCCCATGTACATCGGAGAGATCTCGCCTACTGCCCTGCGGGGTGCCTTTGGCACTCTCAACCAGCTGGGCATCGTAATTGGAATTCTGGTAGCCCAG ATCTTTGGTCTGGAATTCATCCTTGGGTCTGAAGAGCTATGGCCCGTGCTATTGGGCTTCACCATCCTTCCTGCTATCCTACAAAGTGCAACCCTTCCATGTTGCCCTGAAAGTCCCAGATTTTTGCTCATTaacagaaaagaagaggagaatgcTAAGCGGA TCCTCCAGTGGTTGTGGGGCACCCAGGATGTATTTCAAGACATCCAGGAGATGAAAGATGAGAGTGTAAGGATGTCACAAGAAAAGCAAGTCACCGTGCTGGAGCTCTTTAGAGTGTCCAGCTACCGACAGCCCATCATCATTTCCATTGTGCTCCAGCTCTCTCAGCAGCTGTCTGGGATCAATGCT GTGTTCTATTACTCAACAGGAATCTTCAAGGATGCAGGTGTTGAAGAGCCCATCTATGCCACCATCGGCGCGGGTGTGGTTAATACTGTCTTCACTGTAGTTTCT CTATTTCTGGTGGAAAGGGCAGGAAGAAGGACTCTGCATATGATAGGCCTTGGAGGGATGGCTGTTTGTTCCATGCTCATGACTGTTTCTTTGTTATTAAAG GATACCTATAATGGGATGAGCTTTGTCTGTATTGGGGCTATCTTGGTCTTTGTGGCCTTTTTTGAAATTGGACCAGGCCCCATTCCCTGGTTTATTGTGGCCGAACTCTTCAGCCAGGGCCCCCGCCCAGCTGCGATGGCAGTGGCCGGCTGCTCCAACTGGACCTCCAACTTCCTAGTCGGATTGCTCTTCCCCTCTGCTGCT CACTATTTAGGAGCCTACGTTTTTATTATCTTCACTGGCTTCCTCATTACCTTCTTGATCTTTACCTTCTTCAAAGTCCCTGAGACCCGTGGCAGGACTTTTGAGGATATCACACGGGCCTTTGAAGGGCAGGCGCAAGGTGCAAATAGATCTGGGAAGGACGCCGTCATGGAGATGAACAGCATCCAGCCTCCTAAGGAGACCACCACCAATGTCTAA